A portion of the Lathamus discolor isolate bLatDis1 chromosome 5, bLatDis1.hap1, whole genome shotgun sequence genome contains these proteins:
- the SF3B6 gene encoding splicing factor 3B subunit 6 has protein sequence MAMQAAKRANIRLPPEVNRILYIRNLPYKITAEEMYDIFGKYGPIRQIRVGNTPETRGTAYVVYEDIFDAKNACDHLSGFNVCNRYLVVLYYNANRAFQKMDTKKKEEQLKLLKEKYGINTDPPK, from the exons ATGGCGATGCAAGCGGCCAAGCGAGCCAAC ATTCGGCTGCCTCCAGAAGTCAATCGGATACTGTATATTAGGAACCTGCCATATAAAATCACAGCAGAGGAAATGTACGATATTTTTGGGAAATATGGGCCTATTCGACAAATCAGAGT TGGAAACACTCCTGAAACTAGAGGAACAGCCTATGTGGTCTATGAAGACATCTTCGATGCCAAAAACGCTTGTGATCACCTATCAGGATTCAATGTGTGCAACAGATACCTTGTTGTTCTGTACTATAATGCAAACAGG GCATTCCAAAAGATGgacacaaagaagaaagaggaacaGCTTAAACTTCTCAAGGAAAAATATGGAATTAATACAGACCCACCAAAATAA
- the TP53I3 gene encoding quinone oxidoreductase PIG3 isoform X2: protein MNQLQALLNDSLTRTKHVENAAIINIKERQVCASTFGFNVRDQRVSWEAELDGGLIGVKTKTFILVATYKAGMYPSVCVEAVEKLDKMLAVYFDCPGGPENLYVKNVMKPNPGEGEVLVKVSASALNRADLLQRRGKYLPPEGASDILGLEAAGNVVGLGPGCRGQWKIGDAVMALLSGGGQAEYVTVPEGCLMPIPEDLTFTQAAAIPEAWITAFQLLHFVGKVQEGERVLIHAGASGVGIAAIQLVRLAKAIPIVTAGTEVKLKATEKAGAAVGFNYRNENFSEKVLAFTQGSGVDIILDPVGGSYWEKNIKCLSTDGRWIIYGLLGGGEVRGDLLSSLLSKRATIHTSLLRSRDKKYKEQLVKDFTEKVLPYFSRGTSPHLKPVVHSVYRLDDIAEAHRTMEKNKNIGKIVIQMPDSVPGTQ from the exons atgaaccAGCTGCAGGCTTTGCTGAATGACAGTCTTACCAGAACAAAGCATGTGGAAAACGCAGCTATCATCAACATAAAGGAAAGACAAGTCTGTGCATCAACCTTTGGCTTTAATGTGAGAGACCAAAGAGTGTCCTGGGAAGCAGAG CTGGATGGAGGACTGATAGGTGTGAAGACAAAGACTTTCATCCTGGTTGCTACTTACAAAGCGGGTATGTATcccagtgtgtgtgtggaagCTGTGGAGAAACTAG ataaAATGTTGGCTGTCTATTTTGAttgcccaggaggcccagaaAATCTCTATGTGAAAAATGTGATGAAACCAAACCCAGGAGAAGGAGAAGTGCTTGTGAAGGTCTCTGCCAGTGCTCTGAATAGGGCTGATTTACTCCAG aggAGAGGGAAGTACCTTCCCCCTGAAGGAGCAAGTGATATTTTAGGCTTAGAAGCAGCTGGAAATGTGGTTGGGCTCGGACCTGGCTGCAGGGGTCAGTGGAAGATTGGTGATGCAGTGATGGCTCTGCTTTCCGGAGGTGGCCAGGCAGAATACGTTACAGTACCCGAAGGCTGTCTCATGCCAATTCCTGAAGATCTGACTTTTACTCAGGCTGCAGCTATTCCTGAAGCCTGGATAACAGCCTTTCAGCTGCTGCACTTTGTAG GTAAAGTACAGGAGGGTGAGAGAGTGTTGATCCATGCTGGAGCTAGTGGAGTTGGTATAGCAGCCATTCAGCTAGTAAGACTGGCAAAAGCTATTCCCATTGTGACAGCAGGAACTGAAGTGAAactgaaagcaacagaaaaagctgGAGCAGCTGTAGGGTTCAACTACAGGAATGAAAATTTTAGTGAAAAGGTCTTGGCATTCACCCAAG GTTCTGGAGTAGATATTATTTTGGATCCTGTTGGTGGTTCTTACTGGGAGAAGAATATCAAGTGTCTGAGTACTGATGGCCGGTGGATTATTTATGGACTACTAGGTGGAGGTGAAGTACGTGGAGATTTGCTTTCAAGCCTGCTTAGCAAAAGAGCAACCATCCACACAAGTCTATTACGATCAAGAGACAAGAAG TATAAGGAACAGCTGGTGAAGGACTTCACAGAAAAGGTGCTGCCGTATTTTTCCAGAGGAACGTCCCCTCATCTCAAACCAGTTGTCCACAGCGTTTATCGTCTGGACGACATTGCCGAGGCACACAGGACCATGGAGAAAAACAAGAATATTGGCAAGATTGTCATTCAAATGCCTGATTCCGTTCCAGGAACGCAATAG
- the TP53I3 gene encoding quinone oxidoreductase PIG3 isoform X1 — protein MLAVYFDCPGGPENLYVKNVMKPNPGEGEVLVKVSASALNRADLLQRRGKYLPPEGASDILGLEAAGNVVGLGPGCRGQWKIGDAVMALLSGGGQAEYVTVPEGCLMPIPEDLTFTQAAAIPEAWITAFQLLHFVGKVQEGERVLIHAGASGVGIAAIQLVRLAKAIPIVTAGTEVKLKATEKAGAAVGFNYRNENFSEKVLAFTQGSGVDIILDPVGGSYWEKNIKCLSTDGRWIIYGLLGGGEVRGDLLSSLLSKRATIHTSLLRSRDKKYKEQLVKDFTEKVLPYFSRGTSPHLKPVVHSVYRLDDIAEAHRTMEKNKNIGKIVIQMPDSVPGTQ, from the exons ATGTTGGCTGTCTATTTTGAttgcccaggaggcccagaaAATCTCTATGTGAAAAATGTGATGAAACCAAACCCAGGAGAAGGAGAAGTGCTTGTGAAGGTCTCTGCCAGTGCTCTGAATAGGGCTGATTTACTCCAG aggAGAGGGAAGTACCTTCCCCCTGAAGGAGCAAGTGATATTTTAGGCTTAGAAGCAGCTGGAAATGTGGTTGGGCTCGGACCTGGCTGCAGGGGTCAGTGGAAGATTGGTGATGCAGTGATGGCTCTGCTTTCCGGAGGTGGCCAGGCAGAATACGTTACAGTACCCGAAGGCTGTCTCATGCCAATTCCTGAAGATCTGACTTTTACTCAGGCTGCAGCTATTCCTGAAGCCTGGATAACAGCCTTTCAGCTGCTGCACTTTGTAG GTAAAGTACAGGAGGGTGAGAGAGTGTTGATCCATGCTGGAGCTAGTGGAGTTGGTATAGCAGCCATTCAGCTAGTAAGACTGGCAAAAGCTATTCCCATTGTGACAGCAGGAACTGAAGTGAAactgaaagcaacagaaaaagctgGAGCAGCTGTAGGGTTCAACTACAGGAATGAAAATTTTAGTGAAAAGGTCTTGGCATTCACCCAAG GTTCTGGAGTAGATATTATTTTGGATCCTGTTGGTGGTTCTTACTGGGAGAAGAATATCAAGTGTCTGAGTACTGATGGCCGGTGGATTATTTATGGACTACTAGGTGGAGGTGAAGTACGTGGAGATTTGCTTTCAAGCCTGCTTAGCAAAAGAGCAACCATCCACACAAGTCTATTACGATCAAGAGACAAGAAG TATAAGGAACAGCTGGTGAAGGACTTCACAGAAAAGGTGCTGCCGTATTTTTCCAGAGGAACGTCCCCTCATCTCAAACCAGTTGTCCACAGCGTTTATCGTCTGGACGACATTGCCGAGGCACACAGGACCATGGAGAAAAACAAGAATATTGGCAAGATTGTCATTCAAATGCCTGATTCCGTTCCAGGAACGCAATAG
- the FAM228B gene encoding protein FAM228B isoform X1, whose product MPHGAGSRRTYVPPALSPPAAALDVVSGPRLLPARAAPRLGPCGGPASPSDRCCATAASEGFTASLSQSRTTLSGRTSAKDGLKLKPVASLQTSPIIHSVSSSETPWWLARFMCPRPVRNCDQQRLWQRFSSAPAKSGTTDTFECRRNFEEKSNTKDWLTEKHFSCEKAAADQSRDIIVSAHCILDRENYFVREVDRYLRHNEFLDLRKKEMLYKKWLEDVSEPLLQKIEGKMDSKSSEEIRKRKEEQLSLYLDYCKKKGYVILDAYDPSEYDPFFLRTSTDWWKVSIPALQDPLLRDIQRKLIETGITKQCETGRPCSTRELNKLSQLPLLPLSRQRMDAVEWLKIPHTYIASDVYQTKRRKAINHNRDNIWYHLSSS is encoded by the exons ATGCCTCACGGCGCGGGCTCCCGCCGCACCTACGTACCGCCTGCCCTCAGCCCGCCCGCTGCCGCGCTGGACGTGGTGAGCGGACCCCGGCTGCTGCCGGCCCGCGCCGCCCCTCGGCTCGGCCCCTGCGGCGGCCCGGCCTCTCCCAGTGACCGGTGCTGTGCCACCGCTGCCTCCGAG GGATTTACAGCATCCCTATCTCAGAGCAGAACTACTTTGAGTGGAAGGACATCTGCAAAAGATGGCTTGAAGCTGAAGCCTGTGGCATCTTTGCAG ACTAGTCCAATAATCCATAGTGTGAGTAGCTCAGAGACTCCATGGTGGCTAGCAAGATTTATGTGCCCGAGACCTGTGAGAAACTGTGATCAGCAAAGGCTTTGGCAG AGGTTCTCCTCAGCACCAGCAAAGAGCGGCACAACAGATACTTTTGAGTGCAGAAGAAATTTTGAGGAGAAAAGTAATACTAAAGATTGGCTAACAGAGAAACACTTCAGCTGTGAGAAG GCAGCAGCTGATCAAAGTCGAGACATCATTGTTTCTGCTCACTGCATCTTGgacagagaaaattattttgtgagG GAGGTGGACAGATATTTGAGGCACAATGAGTTCTTAGatctgagaaagaaagagatgctCTACAAGAAATGGCTTGAGGATGTTTCAGAGCCACTGCTGCAGAAGATTGAGGGCAAAATGGACAGCAAGTCAAGTGAAGAAATacggaaaaggaaagaagaacaaCTCTCTCTCTATTTAGACTACTGTAAAAAGAAG GGCTATGTGATTTTGGATGCTTATGACCCATCAGAATATGACCCATTCTTCCTGAGGACATCTACGGACTGGTGGAAG GTTTCAATACCAGCTTTACAGGATCCTCTGTTAAGGGACATTCAAAGAAAGTTGATTGAGACAGGCATTACCAAGCAGTGCGAGACAG GAAGACCATGCTCTACCAGAGAACTGAACAAACTCAGTCAACTGCCACTGCTTCCTTTGAGCCGGCAGCGTATGGATGCAGTTGAGTGGCTGAAGATACCACACACCTACATTGCTAGTGACGTTTACCAAACAAAGAG GCGAAAAGCCATCAACCACAACAGAGACAACATATGGTATCATCTGTCCTCCAGCTGA
- the FAM228B gene encoding protein FAM228B isoform X2: protein MPHGAGSRRTYVPPALSPPAAALDVGFTASLSQSRTTLSGRTSAKDGLKLKPVASLQTSPIIHSVSSSETPWWLARFMCPRPVRNCDQQRLWQRFSSAPAKSGTTDTFECRRNFEEKSNTKDWLTEKHFSCEKAAADQSRDIIVSAHCILDRENYFVREVDRYLRHNEFLDLRKKEMLYKKWLEDVSEPLLQKIEGKMDSKSSEEIRKRKEEQLSLYLDYCKKKGYVILDAYDPSEYDPFFLRTSTDWWKVSIPALQDPLLRDIQRKLIETGITKQCETGRPCSTRELNKLSQLPLLPLSRQRMDAVEWLKIPHTYIASDVYQTKRRKAINHNRDNIWYHLSSS from the exons ATGCCTCACGGCGCGGGCTCCCGCCGCACCTACGTACCGCCTGCCCTCAGCCCGCCCGCTGCCGCGCTGGACGTG GGATTTACAGCATCCCTATCTCAGAGCAGAACTACTTTGAGTGGAAGGACATCTGCAAAAGATGGCTTGAAGCTGAAGCCTGTGGCATCTTTGCAG ACTAGTCCAATAATCCATAGTGTGAGTAGCTCAGAGACTCCATGGTGGCTAGCAAGATTTATGTGCCCGAGACCTGTGAGAAACTGTGATCAGCAAAGGCTTTGGCAG AGGTTCTCCTCAGCACCAGCAAAGAGCGGCACAACAGATACTTTTGAGTGCAGAAGAAATTTTGAGGAGAAAAGTAATACTAAAGATTGGCTAACAGAGAAACACTTCAGCTGTGAGAAG GCAGCAGCTGATCAAAGTCGAGACATCATTGTTTCTGCTCACTGCATCTTGgacagagaaaattattttgtgagG GAGGTGGACAGATATTTGAGGCACAATGAGTTCTTAGatctgagaaagaaagagatgctCTACAAGAAATGGCTTGAGGATGTTTCAGAGCCACTGCTGCAGAAGATTGAGGGCAAAATGGACAGCAAGTCAAGTGAAGAAATacggaaaaggaaagaagaacaaCTCTCTCTCTATTTAGACTACTGTAAAAAGAAG GGCTATGTGATTTTGGATGCTTATGACCCATCAGAATATGACCCATTCTTCCTGAGGACATCTACGGACTGGTGGAAG GTTTCAATACCAGCTTTACAGGATCCTCTGTTAAGGGACATTCAAAGAAAGTTGATTGAGACAGGCATTACCAAGCAGTGCGAGACAG GAAGACCATGCTCTACCAGAGAACTGAACAAACTCAGTCAACTGCCACTGCTTCCTTTGAGCCGGCAGCGTATGGATGCAGTTGAGTGGCTGAAGATACCACACACCTACATTGCTAGTGACGTTTACCAAACAAAGAG GCGAAAAGCCATCAACCACAACAGAGACAACATATGGTATCATCTGTCCTCCAGCTGA